In Paludibaculum fermentans, the genomic stretch TCCTTCACCGCGTTATACAGCGCGTCCTTCATGTCCACGCGCTGGCTGCCCAGCACGACCGAGCTGATGGCTACGCGATCCTCGTCTTTGTTCAGGTTGGGGATCACGAACTTCGATTGATAGGTTCCAATTCGGCCGGTCTCTGCATCGCGCGCCAGAAACTTGATCGTGTACTCGCCCGGCAGCAAGGTGTACCCGGTGTCGTAAACAATCGGCCGTTTCGCCAGCTCCGCCGCGGTCGTCTCACTCAACTTGGCGCTGACCTTGTCGCGGACGTTCATCACCGTCGTCCCAAATGAATTCTTGATCTCTCCAATGAAGTCGATCACGGTCCGATCAGCTCCGCGCCTCTTGGCGAGAGCCAGTTCCCGTCCTGGGATCTTCACCACCACGGGCACATAGTACTCCGCTCGATTCAGTTGGAAGTAGTCGATCTCCATGGCGATGGTCAGTTCCGTGATCGGATCCGGCAGCATTAACGCATCTTCCAGTTGACGCTCTTTGTCCGCCGCGGAGAACTTCGTGAACTGCTTGCCGGCGAAGTAACCCTGGCGATAGTCCAGGTTCGCGGCAACGTCGTTGTTCAGGGTGATCTTGATCCGGCGGAACTTCCCATCCTGTGCCGCATTGGAGGCGTAGTAGCCGATCACGTAATAGCTGGAGATCGCCTCCGCCGCCTGCACGATCCCCTTTGTCAGGTCGTTCGTATCGAACAGCGCCTTCCCTCCGGTATCCGCCGCCAGGGAGTAGAGCGTATCCTGCGACTGCTGGAAGCGCGCGGTGTTCGCCTGCATTCCGGCGCCGGAGTACATCCCGGCGTTGCCCGGCGAGGACTGGGACGCATCGCCCATGGGGGCATCGGCCACCAGTCCGCGTGCGTCAATCGGCCAGAACGAGACGCCGGAGCGGATCGCCGAGTTGACCGTGGCCATCAACTGCGCCTGATTGTTCATGCCGTTCAGACGCAGCCCGCTGGAGAAGTAGATCAGCGACTTCTTGGCGCTCAATTGCCCAAGCATCTTGGCAGCCGTCTGCAGTGCCGACAGTTGCCTGTCCGTATTGAAGATGTTGAACTCGCTGTCATCCTGTCCGAACGCGGCTCCGGCGTCGCCAGTGGCCGCATCGTTTGTTGACTCATCGAATCCCTGGCCTTCGCCGATGATCATTGTCTGCATGATGCTCAGCAGCCGGTTCCGGTCATCCGTGAAGTCCTGCAGGACC encodes the following:
- a CDS encoding VWA domain-containing protein, producing the protein MRSAILSLFLWTLAAAAQQVGENVQAGKAETATFTAGAQLVVETVTVTDKKGKPVEGLTAKDFTVTEDGVPQQIRVFEYQKLTAAAAGAPPGGPEQVKVYEKLGQSRIAPEAAGDGRYKNRRLMALYFDMTAMQQAEQIRALAAAQKFIRGQMTPDDLFSILRYSGGAVEVLQDFTDDRNRLLSIMQTMIIGEGQGFDESTNDAATGDAGAAFGQDDSEFNIFNTDRQLSALQTAAKMLGQLSAKKSLIYFSSGLRLNGMNNQAQLMATVNSAIRSGVSFWPIDARGLVADAPMGDASQSSPGNAGMYSGAGMQANTARFQQSQDTLYSLAADTGGKALFDTNDLTKGIVQAAEAISSYYVIGYYASNAAQDGKFRRIKITLNNDVAANLDYRQGYFAGKQFTKFSAADKERQLEDALMLPDPITELTIAMEIDYFQLNRAEYYVPVVVKIPGRELALAKRRGADRTVIDFIGEIKNSFGTTVMNVRDKVSAKLSETTAAELAKRPIVYDTGYTLLPGEYTIKFLARDAETGRIGTYQSKFVIPNLNKDEDRVAISSVVLGSQRVDMKDALYNAVKEKDRRDDVNPLVQDGQKLIPSVTRVFSKDHNLFVYLHSYQQGTAEVQPLVAVVSFYRGQEKAFESVPVEVTSGGTGRLKILPIQFDVSLAQLQPGKYDCQVTVLNPAGQKAAFWQAPILVVQ